DNA sequence from the Euzebyales bacterium genome:
GAGGGCCCGATGCTGCTCGGTGCGGCCGGCCACGGCATCCACGCGGGGGACCTGGCCGTCGTGGTGGCGACCCTCGTCGCCTGCCTGGTGGTGCTGCGGTCGGACTGACGGCAACGTCGGCCACCGCCTCCGGGCGACCGGGCAGCGACGCGCCCGCAACCGTGCGTACATCCCGCCGCATCTTCACGCAGCGGGTACCGTGCCGCCGTGTCGTTGGAGCTCACCCCACTCGTGGTCGCCGTCATCGGCGCCGCCGCGTTCCTGATCGGGTTGTCCAAGGGCGGCGTCGGCGGCGGCATCGGACCGCTGATCACGATCCTCGTCGCCGTGATCGTCACGCCCTCGCACGCGATCGGTGTGCTGCTGCCCCTGCTGATGATCGGCGACCTCGCCGCTGTCTGGGTCCACCGCGCGGACTGGGACCGTCACATCGTCGCGCGCCTGCTCCCGGCCGCGACGGCCGGCGTCGTCGTCGCGAGCCTGTTTCTGCGGCAGACGTCCGACCGCGGCATCGAGATCTTCCTGGCCGTGCTCAGCGTGGCGTTCGTGTCTACCGCCTCGCAGAGCCCAAGCTGCGCCGCGCCCGGCTGCACGCCCGCACGGGGCTGGCCGTCACCGCCGGCCTGACGAGCGGCGTCACGTCCACCGTCGCCCACGCCGGTGGTCCGCCCATCGCGATCTATCTGCTGGCGGCGCAGACATCGCCGGTCACGTTCGTCGCGACGACAGCGGTGCTGTTCTTCGTGATCAACTGGCTGAAGGTCCCCGGGCTACATGGCGGCCGGGCTGCGGGACGCCAGCATGGTGCGCGTCGCGCCGGTTCGCGATCCTGATCTGGCCCGGTGTCGCCGCCGGACGCTGGCTGGTTCAGCGGGTCCCGGCCACGGTCTTCGAGCGCGTCATCCTCGCGCTGCTGGTCCTGGCTGCGATCTAACTCGTGCTCGGCTGACCTGCGCCTTTTGACCGGGGCGCACGGGGGAACACTTCGTCCATGGCTTACGCAACCATCAGCCCCGTCAGCGGGGAGACGCTCAAGACCTACGACGACCACGACGACGCCGAGCTCGACCGACGCCTGACGGCGGCCATGGACGCCTACCACCAGTTGCGCAGCACGACGTTCGATGACCGTGCCGACTGGATGCGCGCGGCGGCCGACCTGCTGGACGACGACGTCGAGTCGACCGCGAGGATGATGACCACCGAGATGGGCAAGACCCTCGCTGCGGC
Encoded proteins:
- a CDS encoding TSUP family transporter; translated protein: MSLELTPLVVAVIGAAAFLIGLSKGGVGGGIGPLITILVAVIVTPSHAIGVLLPLLMIGDLAAVWVHRADWDRHIVARLLPAATAGVVVASLFLRQTSDRGIEIFLAVLSVAFVSTASQSPSCAAPGCTPARGWPSPPA